A region from the Vicia villosa cultivar HV-30 ecotype Madison, WI linkage group LG3, Vvil1.0, whole genome shotgun sequence genome encodes:
- the LOC131659635 gene encoding uncharacterized protein LOC131659635 — translation MGLKYTPPTIVNGEIEVVIEEQDIKSEMEFWENALIMYEIGEGLTMNAVKRFMMNTWNFVTLPDLYYHDEGYFLIRFRTRKDRDDVLKGGPYSVYKKPVLLFEWSPNFNVKEDILRVIPIWVIFPQLPLNLWGDESIGKISSAIGKPVMTDECIARKLRILYARVLIEVDVTRELKSEITVWNPAGGKQIQQVHYEWKPQFCTKCNKVGHMCKEREEIVKKPDETKRSWQNTDKEEWVSVAHGTKGKTPRAGLKAPEVEVACNNGFTALKIGTCFEDGGTGVP, via the exons ATGGGATTAAAATACACACCACCGACAATTGTTAACGGGGAGATTGAAGTTGTAATTGAGGAACAGGATATAAAGTCTGAAATGGAATTCTGGGAAAATGCTCTCATCATGTATGAAATTGGAGAAGGGTTAACTATGAATGCTGTTAAGAGATTCATGATGAACACTTGGAATTTTGTCACCCTACCGGATCTATACTACCATGATGAAGGATACTTCCTGATTAGATTCAGAACAAGAAAAGACAGGGATGATGTGCTTAAGGGAGGACCATACTCAGTCTATAAGAAACCTGTGCTTCTATTTGAATGGTCACCAAACTTTAATGTGAAAGAAGACATACTCAGGGTGATCCCCATCTGGGTAATTTTTCCACAACTTCCTCTGAACTTATGGGGTGATGAAAGCATTGGGAAGATCTCTAGTGCCATAGGGAAACCTGTAATGACTGATGAATGTATTGCAAGAAAGTTAAGGATATTGTATGCTAGAGTTTTGATAGAAGTAGATGTCACTCGAGAACTTAAAAGTGAGATTACCGTATGGAATCCTGCAGGAGGCAAACAAATTCAACAGGTGCACTATGAATGGAAGCCACAATTTTGTACCAAATGTAATAAAGTAGGACACATGTGTAAGGAAAGAGAAGAGATTGTGAAGAAACCAGATGAAACAAAACGGAGCTGGCAA AATACTGATAAGGAAGAATGGGTCTCTGTGGCACATGGAACCAAAGGTAAGACACCTAGAGCTGGACTCAAGGCTCCTGAAGTGGAGGTTGCTTGCAATAATGGTTTTACTGCCCTCAAAATCGGCACCTGTTTTGAGGATGGAGGGACTGGTGTGCCATGA
- the LOC131659636 gene encoding uncharacterized protein LOC131659636, whose product MIVSWNIIGLNKRARAIEVGAHLRYLHASIVVLLETRVKNKNSDSVRNKLAKNWNYLDNYKDHDNGRIWVLWNPQLWDIRSISSTDQVIHSEVYHQDGNFSHYLSAIYAHNQLSKRRELWDNIKDVSKGMKGPWIIIGDFNNVLKVHDRVGGNEVHPNEYVELGTMMEETDLTEHETTRCKDSNIEILHPQISDHSPLQLQLKIHNKELIKKKHRFKFPNCITNDPDYEEVVRTSWNQHIHGKPMYRVWQKLKFGINRKYNHTAHKIQESRKNLEAAQNMLKNDLFNQELIRKVKQLSEELIQQCDIEEKILKQKSNIDWLKLGDDNSKYFYANLREKNKKTSLSKLEDSYGNKMITFDDMEKEILQFYGDLIGHNTSKLVQVDIEVLRRGKQISHESADLLIKPVTDEEIWMALQNIDDHKAPGIDGYNAKKFKASWAIIKSDVISAIKDFFCYNRMLATVNCSLVTLIPKKQEEKTVRDLRPIACCSTLYKILFLCGSFNRRASSFFVQSGFGTSKRVFLEATS is encoded by the exons ATGATTGTTAGCTGGAACATCATAGGGCTTAATAAAAGAGCTAGAGCTATTGAGGTTGGAGCCCACCTCAGGTATTTGCATGCTAGCATTGTTGTTCTTCTTGAAACTAGGGTTAAGAATAAGAACTCAGATTCAGTTAGAAATAAACTTGCTAAAAATTGGAACTATTTGGATAACTACAAAGATCATGATAATGGGAGGATCTGGGTCCTATGGAATCCACAACTGTGGGATATTAGATCTATCAGCTCTACTGACCAAGTTATTCACAGTGAAGTTTATCATCAAGATGGGAACTTCTCCCACTATTTGTCAGCCATATATGCTCATAACCAGTTGAGTAAAAGGAGGGAGCTATGGGATAATATCAAAGATGTAAGTAAAGGTATGAAAGGTCCTTGGATTATTATTGGAGACTTCAATAATGTCCTTAAAGTACATGATAGAGTTGGAGGAAATGAGGTTCACCCTAATGAATATGTGGAGCTGGGGACTATGATGGAAGAAACTGACCTCACTGAACATGAAACTACAAGGTGTAAAG ATAGTAATATTGAAATTCTACACCCTCAAATATCTGACCACTCTCCTCTGCAACTTCAACTGAAAATCCACAACAAGGAGCTGATTAAAAAAAAGCACAGATTCAAATTCCCCAACTGCATTACTAATGACCCAGATTATGAGGAGGTAGTGAGAACTAGCTGGAATCAACATATTCATGGTAAACCCATGTATAGAGTTTGGCAGAAGCTAAAGTTTGGCATCAATAGGAAATATAATCATACTGCCCACAAGATTCAAGAGAGTAGGAAAAATCTGGAAGCAGCTCAGAACATGTTAAAGAATGACTTATTTAATCAGGAGCTAATTAGGAAGGTCAAGCAATTATCTGAAGAACTCATACAGCAGTGTGATATTGAGGAAAAAATCTTGAAGCAGAAATCAAATATTGATTGGCTGAAATTAGGGGACGACAACAGTAAATACTTCTATGCTAATTTGAGGGAGAAGAATAAAAAGACATCTCTGAGCAAGTTGGAGGATAGCTATGGTAATAAAATGATTACTTTTGATGATATGGAAAAGGAAATTTTGCAATTCTATGGTGACCTGATTGGACACAATACTAGTAAACTGGTACAAGTGGACATTGAGGTGCTGAGAAGAGGCAAGCAAATTTCTCATGAGAGTGCAGACCTTTTGATAAAACCTGTTACTGATGAGGAAATTTGGATGGCCTTGCAAAATATTGATGACCACAAAGCCCCCGGAATAGATGGATATAATGCAAAAAAATTTAAAGCTAGCTGGGCAATCATTAAGAGTGATGTAATTTCTGCAATCAAGGATTTCTTTTGCTACAATAGAATGCTTGCTACAGTCAACTGCTCTCTGGTAACACTTATTCCAAAGAAACAAGAGGAAAAAACAGTTCGTGATCTAAGGCCTATTGCTTGTTGCTCAACCCTGTACAAGATCCTATTTTTATGTGGATCTTTCAACCGAAGAGCCTCGTCTTTCTTCGTCCAGTCTGGTTTTGGGACTTCAAAACGAGTTTTTCTAGAAGCAACTTCTTAA